One Polaribacter reichenbachii genomic window, TCTAAAACCTCAGAAATTTGCCTGAAACTTAAATCATCAAAATATTTCATTTGAAAAACACGTTTTTGTTTCTCTTTAAATCCGTCTATAATTGTATTTAATTTTTTCTGAATTTCATCACCATCAAAATATTCATCTTCAAACAAAACTTGTAAAGTAGTTTCTGAAACTGTTTCTAAATTTTGATGACTTCTTTTTTTATTTTTATCTAAAAAACGGATAGATTCATTATAGGCAATTCTGTACATCCAAGTATGTAAACTACTCTTTTCTTGAAAATTAGCTATACTTTTATAAATTCTGATAAAAGTATTCTGCAAAACATCATCTGCGTTTTCATGGGTACCCACAATTTTTCTGATATGCCAATACAAACGTTCTTGATAGACGTTAAGCAACTCACTAAAAGCTGTATCTTTTAGTGCAGGATTCTTCAACTTTTTTACAAGCTCAGCGTCTTTACTCAAGTTATTTTTGGTTGATTACTATTCTTTAGACCTAAGATAAATGAAATAGTTTGATTTTAAAGGTCAGAAAAAAACAAACTGATTAAATCTGATAAATTTTTCAAATAGTTTTATCAATATAAATTGATCTGTTTACTTGAGAAATTTTAGAAACCTTAGTATTTTTACATTAGAAAATTATAACAAATGAAAATCATTATATCTCCAGCAAAATCTTTAGATTTCGAAAGTAAAGTACCAACAAGTTTACATACACAACCTCGTTTTTTAGAGCAATCTGAAAAACTGAATAAGAAACTTAAAACACTTTCTAAAAAGAAGCTTTCTGACTTAATGAAAATTTCTGATGATTTAGCGAGTTTAAACTACGAACGTAATCAAACTTGGGAAACGCCTTTCAATCCTGAAAATTCGAAACAAGCCATTTATGCATTTACTGGCGCAGTTTTTCAAGGTATTGATGTAAATTCTATACCCGAAGAAAAATTGCCACTTTTGCAAGATAGATTACGAATTTTATCGGGTTTATATGGCTTATTAAAACCTTTAGATTTGATTCAGCCTTACAGATTAGAAATGGGTACAAAATTAAAAGTAGGCAGAAGAGATAATTTATATAAATTTTGGGACGATACTTTAGCTAAATCTTTAAATGATGAATTAGAAGATAATGAAATTTTAATTAATTTAGCAAGTGCAGAATATTTTAAAGCTTTGCCTAAAAAGGTTTTAAAAGTACCAATGATTACACCTGTTTTTAAAGATTTTAAAAACGGACAATATAAAACCATAATGACCTACGCTAAAATTGCTCGTGGTTTAATGGTTCGTTATATTATAGAAAATAACGTAAAAACCATAGACGATTTAAAAGGTTTTAATGTTGATAAATACCGTTTTTCTGAAGAAATGTCTACGGATACAGAATTGGTTTTTACTAGATAATAATGAAAAAATTGGTTTTTAAATCATTAAAGATTTTACTTTTTTTTGGTCTGTTTTGTTTAATTAGTATATTCATTTCTAATGCAATTATAGAAAAAAATGCAACTGAAAAAGTTTTTTCAGAAACTAAATATATGCCTGCAAATAAAGTAGGATTAATTTTAGGAACAGCTAAAGAACTGAGTAATGGTAGAATAAATCTATATTACAAATACAGGTTAGAAGCTGCAATTCAACTATTTAATTCTGGTAAAATTAAATTTATTGTAATTAGTGGTGATAATGGTTCTAAAAGTTATGATGAACCCACAGATTTTAAAAATGACTTATTAAAAGCAGGAATACCTGAAAATAAAATATTTTTAGATTATGCAGGTTTTAGAACTTTAGATTCTGTTGTTAGAATAAAAGAAATATTTGGTCAAAATTCAGTAACTATTATATCGCAAAGATTCCATAATGAAAGAGCTATTTATTTAGCTGAGCACTACGATATTAAAGCAATTGGATTCAATGCAAAAGATGTTAATGGAAAATCAGGAATTAAAGTTGAAATAAGAGAATATCTTGCAAGAGTTAAAGTTTTTGTTGATATTATTTTTAATATAAAACCCAAATTTTTAGGAGATCAAATAGAAATCAAATAAGAGACTGCTTCTTAAACTAACAGTAGTGTTTTTTATAATGTAAACTGTTACTGCTCACTGAATACTGCAAACTGAACACTAACAATCTGCTAAACCAACATTTATAGCCAAACCACCTTCTGAAGTTTCTTTATAATTCTTGTGCATATCTTTTGCTGTTTCCCACATAGTATCAATTACTTTATCTAATGGCACTTTTACTTCTTTTGGATTGGTTTCTAAAGCCATTTCTGCAGCGTTAATTGCTTTTATGGCTCCCATAGAATTACGCTCTATACAAGGTACTTGTACCAAACCTCCTATAGGATCGCAGGTTAATCCTAAATGATGTTCCATTGCGATTTCTGCAGCTACTAAAGATTGAGCTGGTGTACCACCTAATAATTCTGTTAAAGCTGCTGCAGCCATTGCAGAAGATACACCTATTTCTGCTTGGCAACCACCCATTGCTGCAGATATTGTAGCATTTTTCTTAAAGATACTACCAATTTCACCAGCTGTTAATAAGAATTGTTTTATTTCTTTAAAACCTGCTTCGTGATTTTCTATCACCAAATAATACATTAAAACAGCTGGTATAACCCCTGCACTTCCATTGGTTGGTGCAGTTACTACCCTACCTAAAGATGCATTAACTTCATTTACAGAAAGCGCAAAACAGCTTACCCATTTTAAAATTTCTCTAAATTTTACTTCAGAACTTCTTATGGCAGTAATCCATTCTTTAGGATTTGTATATGCTGCATCTTTTATCAATTTTTCTTGAATATCAAAAGCCCTACGTTTTACATTTAAACCTCCAGGAAGTATGCCTTTTGTATGGCAACCAATGTACATACATTCTAACATTGTATCCCAAATTCTGTGCAATTCAAAATCAATTTTTTCTTCTGTATTGATTTCTAATTCATTTTTAAAAACAATATCAGAAATTAATAAATTCTCTTTTTCACAATACTCTTCTAATTGCTTAGCTCTATTTATAGGAAAAGGGAAATTTTGTTTGTTAATTTCTATTTCATCCTCTAAATTATTATCCTCTTGAATAATAAAACCACCTCCAATAGAATAATACGTTTCTGTTAATACTTCTATTCCATCAGAAAAACCTCTAAAAGTGACCCCATTAGAATGAAAAGGCAAAAAATCTCGATTAAAAACGATAGAATTTTTATAAAAAGGGATTTTTTTACCACCTTTAAAATAGATTTCTTCTTGAGTATTAATACGATCTACAATAATAGCAATATCTTCTATGGGTATATATTCAGGATCAGCTTCGCTTAAACCCAATAGAATAGCTAAATCAGTTGCGTGCCCTTTACCTGTTAAAGATAAAGAACCATATAAATCTACTTTTACAGCATCAATTTTATCAAACAAACTAGTTGTTCTTAATTTATGAACCCATTCTTGGGCAGCTCTCCAAGGACCTAATGTATGCGAACTTGATGGACCAACACCAATTTTAAGCATATCAAACACACTAATAAATTGCGACATTCGTAAAAACGATTTAATTTTAGGGTGTAAAAATAAAAAATCCAACTCAATGAGTTGGATTTTTTATAATAATTATAAAGCTCTATTTTAGCTATAGATAGATTCTTTACCAAATTCAACAGCTAACATATAGTATACAACAGCTCTGTATTTACTTCTTTCCGATTTTCCAATAGCTTCAATTACTTTTGCAATGGCTTCATCTAAAGCAGGTGTATCTTCTAAACCTAACTTTTTCATTAAAAAATTCTTTTTTACAGTGGCTAATTCTTTAGCATCTGAACCAGATACAGTCTCAGCATCTCTTTTGTAGATAGATGGACCTAAACCTTTTGTTACAGCTTTTAATAAGTCTGCATCATACTTTAGCCCTTTTTCATCCATAAATTTAGAATACTGTGCTACTTTCTCGTCAAATTTACTCATCGTTATTTATTTAAGTTAATTATAGGATTCTTTAATTCCTTAAGAATTACTCAAATATATAAAAATAAATGATTTAAGTAAAGTAGAATTCGTTGAGTTGTAGGATTTACAAGTTGTGTCATATTGTCATAACTATGAATGTCTTTTAAAAAAAAACTGACAATTTCTATGTAAAAAGCGGTTGGCATAGCCTTTGACTAATACACATTGTAAAATTGAATTTAAAAAATTAATATAAAATAATTATTATGAGTAAAATAATTGGAATCGATTTAGGAACAACGAACTCTTGTGTTTCTGTAATGGAAGGAAATGAGCCAGTTGTAATTCCTAATGCTGAAGGAAAAAGAACGACACCATCTATTGTTGCCTTTGTAGAAGGAGGAGAACGTAAAATTGGTGATCCTGCAAAAAGACAAGCAGTTACAAACCCAACAAAAACAGTTTATTCTATTAAACGTTTTATGGGTAATAAATTCTCTGAATCTTCTCAAGAAGTAAAAAGAGTACCTTACAAAGTTGTAAAGGGTGATAATGATACGCCTAGAGTAGATATTGATGGTCGTTTATATACACCTCAAGAAATTTCTGCAATGGTGTTACAAAAAATGAAAAAAACTGCAGAAGACTATTTAGGTACTGATGTATCTGCTGCTGTAATTACTGTACCTGCTTACTTTAACGATGCACAAAGACAAGCTACAAAAGAAGCTGGTGAAATTGCTGGTTTAAAAGTAGAAAGAATTATAAATGAGCCAACTGCTGCTGCATTAGCTTATGGAATGGACAAAGCAAATGACGATAAGAAAATTGTTGTTTTTGATTTTGGTGGTGGTACACATGATGTTTCTATCTTAGAATTAGGAGATGGAGTTTTTGAAGTATTAGCTACTGATGGAGATACGCATTTAGGTGGTGATGATGTTGATGAGAAAATCATTAACTGGTTAGCTAGCGAATTTGAAGCTGAAGAAAGTATAGATTTACGTAAAGACCCAATGGCTTTACAACGTTTAAAAGAAGCTGCAGAAAAAGCGAAGATAGAATTATCTAGTTCTTCTTCTACAGAAATTAACTTACCTTATGTTACAGCAACTGCTAGCGGACCAAAACACTTGGTAAGAACTTTATCTAGAGCTAAATTTGAGCAATTAATCGATGATTTAATCAAAAGAACAATTGAGCCTTGTAAAACTGCATTAAAAAATGCTGATTTATCAACTTCAGAAATTGATGAAATTATCTTAGTTGGTGGTTCTACAAGAATACCTGCAATTCAAGAAGCTGTAGAAAAATTCTTTGGTAAAGCACCAAGTAAAGGTGTAAATCCTGATGAAGTTGTTTCTTTAGGAGCTGCAATTCAAGGTGGAGTTTTAACTGGTGATGTAAAAGATGTATTGTTATTAGACGTTACACCTTTATCATTAGGTATTGAAACTATGGGTAATGTTTTTACAAAATTAATTGATGCAAACACAACAATCCCAACAAAAAAATCTCAAGTATTTTCAACTGCTGTAGATAATCAACCTTCTGTAGAAATTCACGTTTTACAAGGAGAAAGAGCAATGGCTGCAGATAATAATACAATTGGTCGTTTCCATTTAGATGGTTTACCACCAGCACAAAGAGGAGTTCCTCAAATTGAAGTAACTTTTGATATTGATGCCAATGGTATTATTAAAGTTTCTGCTTTAGATAAAGGAACAAACAAGTCTCACGAGATTAGAATCGAAGCTTCTTCTGGTTTATCTGAAGAAGAAATCGAAAAAATGAAGCAAGATGCAGAAGCAAATGCTGATGCTGATAAAGCGGCTAAAGAAACTGCAGAAAAAGTAAATGGAGCTGACTCTATGATTTTTCAAACAGAAAAGCAATTAAAAGAATTTGGTGATAAATTATCTGCGGATAAAAAAGACCCAATTGAAGCTGCTTTAGTAGAATTAAAAGCTGCTCACGAATCTAAAGACTTAGCACAAATTGATGCTGCTATGGAAAAGATTAATGAAGCTTGGAAAGTTGCCTCAGAAGAAATGTATGCTGCAGAACAAGCTGCAGGAGGAGGTAATCCTGGTGCAGAAGCTCAAGGACAACCAGAAGCTGGTGCAGACCAAGGAGATAATGTAGAAGATGTAGATTTCGAAGAAGTAAAATAAGCAGAGCAACAAAGTTTCTATAGAAATTTGTGTGAATCGCTAATCCTAAACAAGTTTTAGGATCTTGAATATCACTTATCTCATTAAAAAGAGAATATTAAAAAACCCATTGCAAATATTTGCAATGGGTTTTTCTATTATTAATTACTTTTGGTTCTGTTGTTTTTAAAACATTATGAAAAAACTTACACTATTTCTAATTTTCAGTTTTATATTTCTTTCAATAAAACTTGAAGCTCAACATCCTGTTTTTTATCATTTAACAGAAAAAGACGGATTACCAGATATTGAGTTTTATGATATTTTAGAAGATAGCCAAGGTTTTATTTGGTTAGCTGCAGATAAAGGCCTTTTTCGTTACGATGGTAAAGTATTTAAAAACTACACACATCCAGAAAAAAGAGGACTTTCTGTATTTGGCTTAAAAAAAGATAATAAAGGTAGAATTTGGTGTAACAATATATCTGGTCAGATTTTCTTTGTCGAAAATGATAAATTAAATCTTTTTCTAGATTTAGGAAGTGAAACAAACGGAATATTAGCTTCTTTTACGTTATATCAAAATAAAATATTGATAAATACTATGAATGGTATTTATACATACCTAAGAGATAACCCTAATGTAGAAAAGGAATTTCAAAAAGGTTTTTTAATAAAAAATAAAAAAAAGACAGATACTTTATACACCTTTATAGATAATAAAATAATTGTATCCACAAAAGACAAAGAACCAAAAATTAAATACAATTTAGAGGCTTACAAAGAGTTAGGTTACAACAGATGGTCTATTGATTCTTATCAAAATAAAGATTTGATATATGCTCATAATCCAAGTATGGCTAAAGTAAAACCTAAATTATTTTATCAAACTAAAAAAGAATTAAAAGAAATAAAATTACCAAAAATATTTGATAATAATGAAATCATTAATATTTATGAGGTAAATAATCAAATTTGGTTTTGCACTTATATCGGCGTTTTTACGTATACCTTAAATAACGAAAAATTAAAACATATAAAAACCTATTTTACAGATAAAGATGTTGGAGGGTTGTTAAAAGATAGAGATGATAATTATTGGTTTATAACTTTAAGAAACGGAATATATATAATGCCCAATTTATATATAGAAAAATACGATATTCCAGAAGATAAAGCCAATATAAGTGCAATGTCTAAATTAGACAAAGACAAATTATTTTTAGGTTCTGTTACAGGTGATTTAGCTATACTAAATACAAAAAATGATAATTTAGATTTCCTAAAAAAAAGGTTTACAGAAAAAATATATGCCATAGATCAAAACAAAGAAAATGTATTTTTAAGCTTTAATAATTTCTCATATGTTTATGATAAGAAAAACAAGCAGTTTTCCAGAAATGATTTTTTAAAAAACGCTAAAGATTTAATTGTTTTAGATAATAACCATATCCTTAACGCATTACACAATACTGCCAGAATTACCAATATTTACACAAAAAAAAGAAAAGATTTAAGAAAAACTAGAGCCTACACTACTCATTATAGCCAAAAGAAAGAAATATTTGTAGGTTACGTAGATGGGGTAGAAAAGCATATTGAAAATAAAGATGGTGTAAAATTAAAGTTTAAAAACAAACCAATAATAGCTATAGATATAGATGAAACTAATAATGATATTATTTGGATATCTACATTAAAAGATGGAATAATTGGTATTAAAAATAATAAACCTATATTTAATTATACTGTTAAAAATGGCTTGCTTTCTAACCAAGCCGGTAAAATAAAAGGTGATGGTATTTTTCTTTGGGTTACCACAGACAAAGGATTACAATTATTAAATACTGAAACTGAAAAATTTAAAAACATTACGATAAAAGATGGTTTAAACTCGTTTAATATTTCAGAAATAATTCCGTTTAAAAATCAAATTTATTTTAGTTCTAATAAAGGCTTATTTAAAATTGATAAAGGAAAGGTTTTTATCACCAGAAAAATTTTAGATTTCTTTTTTACATCCATTTTTATCAATGATAAAAAAGTGGTAGAGAAAGAAAAATATGAGCTAAAATTCGAAGAAAAAAAAATAAAAATAAACTTTCAAACTAATGGGTTTTTAGGTGATAATGATATTATTTATTCCTATAAATTATTAGATGATTCTATTGATAATAATTGGAATAATATTGAAAAAGGAGTAAATCAAATTACATTTAACAATTTAGCACCTGGTAATTATATTATTAAAATTAAAGCAACCAGATTAAGTGCAGAAAAAGAATCTATTGTAAAAAACATAACACTAAATATAAAAGCCCCTTATTACAAACAAATCTGGTTTATGTTTTTAATGCCAATTTTATTATTTGGTATATTTTGGTTTATAATTTCAAAAAATCTTAGAAAAAAACAAAAAATACAAAAACAAACTTTAGAAAAAGAAAGAATGCAAAAAGAGCTTATCACCTCTAAATTAGAAACTTTACAATCACAAATGAATCCTCATTTTACGTTTAATGCATTAAATTCTATACAAAACTTAGTATTAAAAGGCCAAAAACAAGACGCTTATAATTACCTCACAAAATTTTCATCATTGTTAAGAGAAAATTTAATGTTAAGCTCAAAGAGTTTTGTTTATTTTGATGAAGAATTATCAATCATAAAAAAATATTTAGAATTAGAGAAATTAAGATTTAAAGAGGGATTTGCCTATAAAATAACTGGAGCAGAGCTCATAGATAATGTAAAAATACCAACTATGATTATTCAACCTTTTATAGAAAATGCCATAAATCACGGCTTGTTGCATAAAACAGATGGTATTGGAAAAATTGAAATTGAATTTTATTTAGAAGATACTTTAAAATGTATCATTATTGATAATGGTATAGGAATTGAAGCTGCAACTACAATAAACAACAAAAGAAATAATACTAAAAAATCTTTTTCTACAAAATCAATAAGTAGTAAACTAAAAATTTTGAAAGATTATTATAAAACAGATATTGGTTACACTTTTGAAAAATTGAAGAGCGGAACCAAAGTAATTTTAAAAATACCATACACTTTTTCTGATGACTAATATTAAAGCCATACTTGTTGATGATGAAATTAATGCGAGAGAAAACTTACGTTTTTTGTTAAATGATTTTTGTACCAACATAAATATTTTAGCAGAAGCCTCTAATGTAAATGATGCAGTTTTATTAATAAAAGCTCACAAACCAGATGTTGTTTTTTTAGACATACAAATGCCGCAGAAAAATGGTTTTCAGTTATTAGAAGAATTCGACGAAATTAACTTTCAAGTAATATTCGTTACTGCTTACGATAATTATGCTATTAGAGCATTTCAAGTTGCAGCATTAGATTATTTATTAAAACCAATAGATGTAGATTTACTTAAAGAAGCTATTGGTAAAGTAGAAAAAAACATAAACAACTACAACTCTATTCATCGTTATAAATTATTAGAAGAAAAGAATAAAAAATTAGCTATACCTTATAAAAATGATTATGTTATTGTAAAAGTAAACAACATTTTGTGTATCGAAGCAGATAGAATGTATTCTAAAATACATATGTTAGATGATAAAACTTTTTTAGTTACCAAAAAACTAAGTTATTATGAAAACCTGTTTTTGGATGACAATAGCTTTGTTAGATCTCATAGATCTTGGATAATTAACATCAATAAAATTAAAACATATTCAAAAAAAGATAGAGAAGCTATATTAATTAACAACGTTAAAATACCAATTAGTAGAGGCTATAAAGAAGATTTTGAAGACTCATTTTCAAATCGCATTCACTAAAAATTTAAGTATATTTCTTAAAAATTAAATTCGGAAAGTATTATTTACAGTTGGGAAAGTATTACATTTTTAACACTCATAAAACAATTATTTTTGTAAAAAAAATTGAATACATAGATTTTTTGAATATTCTATTGGGGGATAGCTTATTTAAAATGATAACCGAATTGTTACTTAACGATTCGGTTTTTTTGTTTAAAAAAGAAAACAAATCGATTTAAGAAGATATCAATTAATAACGCAATCATTAATTTAATTGCGTATTTTTTGATATATATTTGTTATCGAAAATGCAAAAAAATGAAAAAACTAATCCTATTATTTGTTACAGTAATAACAATTAAATTTTGTATAAAACCAAAAGATAATTCGTTTAAAATTGGTGTAATTTCTGATTGCCAATATTGTAATTGCGAAATAAAATGGGATAGATATTACAAAAAATCTCCACAAAGATTAAAAAAAGCAGTTGCTACGTTAAATAAAGACTCCTTAAGTTACACTATTCATTTAGGCGATTTTATTGATCAAAAAATGGCTAGTTTAGATAGCATACTACCAACTTGGAACAATTTAAAATCTAAATCTTATCACGTTTTAGGAAACCATGACTTTGATGTTGGTGAGGCAAACAAAAATAAAATTATTGCTAAACTAAATTTAAAAGAAAGGTACTATAGCTTCACCAAAAATGATTGGAGATTTATAGTTTTAGATGGCAATGATTTAAGTTTTTATGGTGCAATTTCTTCGGATAAGAAACAGCAAACAGACTCATTATTCAATCTTTTAAAAGACAAAAACTTGCCTTATCTAAAAAAATATAATGGTGCTTTAAGTAACACACAATTAAAGTGGATAAAATCTGAATTAGATTTGGCTGTTAAAGAAAACCAGAAAGTCGGCTTTTACTGCCACTTTCCTATTTACCCTATAGATCAGCATAATATCTGGAATAGAGAGCAATTTTTATCGCTAATAAAACCTTATAAAAACGTAAAGTTATATTTTAATGGCCATAATCATGCTGGTGCTTATGAAATAGTTGACAATGTACATTACCTTACTTTTAAAGGAATGGTAGATACAGAAAATACTTCTGCTTTTGCCAAAGTAAAATTCGACAAAGACACTGTTTTTGTTGAAGGTTTTGAGAGAGAACCGTCTAGGAAATTAGTGATTCAATAAATGCTTTCATCAAAAAAATACAATTCGACCAACTTTTTTAAACACACTTTCTGTGAATTTCAACAAATTGATGACTTTAAGTTTCCAGAAAATTCAAACTATAAAAGTAAATCAGATAGTCTTTATTATTATACCAAAGAAGGTGTTTACAGAAAATCGAATCATTGGGGAAGAGTTGCCAATTGCAGATGGAAATTAATTGCTGATAATAATTACAAAAATCAAAATATAGTAACTGCTTTTGCAAAATGGACAGGCTTTTATCCTATTAATTCATCAGAAAAATTCTTTTTTATTTCTGTTGATTTTAAGAAAAAAACAGCTAAAATTCAATCTGAAAAAGAAGCTACAAAACACTTTTTATTTACCTACTCAGAAGCACAAAAAAGAATAAAACAGATAAATAATTTACTGAAAGAGAATAAATGGGCAACTTATTTTGATTTACCAATCAAAGATTTACGTTTTAAAATAATATCTAAAATTATTTCTTCGGATAACACTGTAGAAGAAATTAAAAGAAAATTGAAATAATTCTAAGACTATAAAATTACCTTTTAGTCATTATTTAAAACCGCAACAATTCTTAAAGGACCACCAGAACCACCTTCAATTTTCATAGGCAAAGCCATAATATCAAAGTTTTTAGTTGGTAGTTTCTCTAAATTCATAAGATTTTCGAAAGCAGGAATATTTTCTGAAAGCAATAATACATGTGTTTTAAATAGCTTAGACTGCCCATAATCTATACTTGGTGTATCTAAACCAATAGATTTTATAGACCTATTTTCAATAAGCCATTTTGCAGCTTCAGGAGATAATCCTGGAAAATGTAAGTCTTTTACAGCTTCCTCTCCTCGCTCTTCAGTTCCTAAATATTTCTTTTTATCAGCATAATATTTAGAATGCCCTGTTTGTAATAAGATAATACTTCCATCAGGAATTTGCATTTTTTCTGAAGTTTCCCAGTCTAAAAAATCTTGAATCGTAATTAAATAATCTACATTATTAAGGGCTTTTTTAGAAACATCTACTTTTATAGCTTTACCCACTAAGTTTTCTAAAGGAATTTGATCTACAGTATGTTTATCTTTTGCAAAATGAATTGGAGCATCTATATGTGTACCTCCATGTTCTGCAGTTTCAAAATTA contains:
- a CDS encoding RNA polymerase sigma factor, with amino-acid sequence MKNPALKDTAFSELLNVYQERLYWHIRKIVGTHENADDVLQNTFIRIYKSIANFQEKSSLHTWMYRIAYNESIRFLDKNKKRSHQNLETVSETTLQVLFEDEYFDGDEIQKKLNTIIDGFKEKQKRVFQMKYFDDLSFRQISEVLDVSESTLKSIYYAAVKIIEQKIFL
- the yaaA gene encoding peroxide stress protein YaaA translates to MKIIISPAKSLDFESKVPTSLHTQPRFLEQSEKLNKKLKTLSKKKLSDLMKISDDLASLNYERNQTWETPFNPENSKQAIYAFTGAVFQGIDVNSIPEEKLPLLQDRLRILSGLYGLLKPLDLIQPYRLEMGTKLKVGRRDNLYKFWDDTLAKSLNDELEDNEILINLASAEYFKALPKKVLKVPMITPVFKDFKNGQYKTIMTYAKIARGLMVRYIIENNVKTIDDLKGFNVDKYRFSEEMSTDTELVFTR
- a CDS encoding SanA/YdcF family protein — encoded protein: MKKLVFKSLKILLFFGLFCLISIFISNAIIEKNATEKVFSETKYMPANKVGLILGTAKELSNGRINLYYKYRLEAAIQLFNSGKIKFIVISGDNGSKSYDEPTDFKNDLLKAGIPENKIFLDYAGFRTLDSVVRIKEIFGQNSVTIISQRFHNERAIYLAEHYDIKAIGFNAKDVNGKSGIKVEIREYLARVKVFVDIIFNIKPKFLGDQIEIK
- a CDS encoding L-serine ammonia-lyase; this encodes MSQFISVFDMLKIGVGPSSSHTLGPWRAAQEWVHKLRTTSLFDKIDAVKVDLYGSLSLTGKGHATDLAILLGLSEADPEYIPIEDIAIIVDRINTQEEIYFKGGKKIPFYKNSIVFNRDFLPFHSNGVTFRGFSDGIEVLTETYYSIGGGFIIQEDNNLEDEIEINKQNFPFPINRAKQLEEYCEKENLLISDIVFKNELEINTEEKIDFELHRIWDTMLECMYIGCHTKGILPGGLNVKRRAFDIQEKLIKDAAYTNPKEWITAIRSSEVKFREILKWVSCFALSVNEVNASLGRVVTAPTNGSAGVIPAVLMYYLVIENHEAGFKEIKQFLLTAGEIGSIFKKNATISAAMGGCQAEIGVSSAMAAAALTELLGGTPAQSLVAAEIAMEHHLGLTCDPIGGLVQVPCIERNSMGAIKAINAAEMALETNPKEVKVPLDKVIDTMWETAKDMHKNYKETSEGGLAINVGLADC
- a CDS encoding DUF2853 family protein, coding for MSKFDEKVAQYSKFMDEKGLKYDADLLKAVTKGLGPSIYKRDAETVSGSDAKELATVKKNFLMKKLGLEDTPALDEAIAKVIEAIGKSERSKYRAVVYYMLAVEFGKESIYS
- the dnaK gene encoding molecular chaperone DnaK, coding for MSKIIGIDLGTTNSCVSVMEGNEPVVIPNAEGKRTTPSIVAFVEGGERKIGDPAKRQAVTNPTKTVYSIKRFMGNKFSESSQEVKRVPYKVVKGDNDTPRVDIDGRLYTPQEISAMVLQKMKKTAEDYLGTDVSAAVITVPAYFNDAQRQATKEAGEIAGLKVERIINEPTAAALAYGMDKANDDKKIVVFDFGGGTHDVSILELGDGVFEVLATDGDTHLGGDDVDEKIINWLASEFEAEESIDLRKDPMALQRLKEAAEKAKIELSSSSSTEINLPYVTATASGPKHLVRTLSRAKFEQLIDDLIKRTIEPCKTALKNADLSTSEIDEIILVGGSTRIPAIQEAVEKFFGKAPSKGVNPDEVVSLGAAIQGGVLTGDVKDVLLLDVTPLSLGIETMGNVFTKLIDANTTIPTKKSQVFSTAVDNQPSVEIHVLQGERAMAADNNTIGRFHLDGLPPAQRGVPQIEVTFDIDANGIIKVSALDKGTNKSHEIRIEASSGLSEEEIEKMKQDAEANADADKAAKETAEKVNGADSMIFQTEKQLKEFGDKLSADKKDPIEAALVELKAAHESKDLAQIDAAMEKINEAWKVASEEMYAAEQAAGGGNPGAEAQGQPEAGADQGDNVEDVDFEEVK
- a CDS encoding sensor histidine kinase, which gives rise to MKKLTLFLIFSFIFLSIKLEAQHPVFYHLTEKDGLPDIEFYDILEDSQGFIWLAADKGLFRYDGKVFKNYTHPEKRGLSVFGLKKDNKGRIWCNNISGQIFFVENDKLNLFLDLGSETNGILASFTLYQNKILINTMNGIYTYLRDNPNVEKEFQKGFLIKNKKKTDTLYTFIDNKIIVSTKDKEPKIKYNLEAYKELGYNRWSIDSYQNKDLIYAHNPSMAKVKPKLFYQTKKELKEIKLPKIFDNNEIINIYEVNNQIWFCTYIGVFTYTLNNEKLKHIKTYFTDKDVGGLLKDRDDNYWFITLRNGIYIMPNLYIEKYDIPEDKANISAMSKLDKDKLFLGSVTGDLAILNTKNDNLDFLKKRFTEKIYAIDQNKENVFLSFNNFSYVYDKKNKQFSRNDFLKNAKDLIVLDNNHILNALHNTARITNIYTKKRKDLRKTRAYTTHYSQKKEIFVGYVDGVEKHIENKDGVKLKFKNKPIIAIDIDETNNDIIWISTLKDGIIGIKNNKPIFNYTVKNGLLSNQAGKIKGDGIFLWVTTDKGLQLLNTETEKFKNITIKDGLNSFNISEIIPFKNQIYFSSNKGLFKIDKGKVFITRKILDFFFTSIFINDKKVVEKEKYELKFEEKKIKINFQTNGFLGDNDIIYSYKLLDDSIDNNWNNIEKGVNQITFNNLAPGNYIIKIKATRLSAEKESIVKNITLNIKAPYYKQIWFMFLMPILLFGIFWFIISKNLRKKQKIQKQTLEKERMQKELITSKLETLQSQMNPHFTFNALNSIQNLVLKGQKQDAYNYLTKFSSLLRENLMLSSKSFVYFDEELSIIKKYLELEKLRFKEGFAYKITGAELIDNVKIPTMIIQPFIENAINHGLLHKTDGIGKIEIEFYLEDTLKCIIIDNGIGIEAATTINNKRNNTKKSFSTKSISSKLKILKDYYKTDIGYTFEKLKSGTKVILKIPYTFSDD
- a CDS encoding LytR/AlgR family response regulator transcription factor; its protein translation is MTNIKAILVDDEINARENLRFLLNDFCTNINILAEASNVNDAVLLIKAHKPDVVFLDIQMPQKNGFQLLEEFDEINFQVIFVTAYDNYAIRAFQVAALDYLLKPIDVDLLKEAIGKVEKNINNYNSIHRYKLLEEKNKKLAIPYKNDYVIVKVNNILCIEADRMYSKIHMLDDKTFLVTKKLSYYENLFLDDNSFVRSHRSWIININKIKTYSKKDREAILINNVKIPISRGYKEDFEDSFSNRIH